In one Diabrotica virgifera virgifera chromosome 5, PGI_DIABVI_V3a genomic region, the following are encoded:
- the LOC114328228 gene encoding serine/threonine-protein kinase 3-like, with the protein MTANKLKMLSEESLTRQPEEVFDIICKLGEGSYGSVFKALHKESGNVVAIKQVPLDTDLHEIIKEISIMQQCDSPYVVKYYGSYFKNTDLWIIMEYCGAGSVSDIIRLRKKTLTECEIATILSDALKGLEYLHANRKIHRDIKAGNILLNSDGHAKLADFGVAGQLTETISKRNTVIGSPFWMAPEIILEIGYDCVADIWSIGITALEMAEGKPPYADIHPMRAVFMIPTKPPPSFRDPDRWSAEFIDFVSVCLVKNPCDRASATDLIQHVFLQKSKGPNALSQMIAEACEIRKNQKYTRMPLVGVILEQNESEATLVPNKVPSQTGTMITLQSDLGTMVVINSDDEDIEGTMKSPETKKYKPPFLEHFDQSEKDTENSNKAAAQVAEGASSSAVAGPSVAQRVSHGYSEPLDVKLDRIRPVDCNFTFLKDLGYEELKERFELLDAAMEKEIEELQRHYSLKSQPLENAIHIKRERNRNF; encoded by the coding sequence ATGACTGCCAACAAGTTAAAGATGCTGTCTGAAGAGAGCTTGACGAGGCAACCCGAAGAAGTTTTTGACATAATATGTAAGCTGGGCGAGGGCTCCTATGGAAGTGTGTTCAAGGCACTTCACAAGGAGTCTGGGAACGTTGTGGCCATCAAGCAAGTACCTTTAGATACTGATTTACATGAGATTATAAAGGAAATTTCTATTATGCAACAGTGTGATAGTCCCTATGTAGTTAAGTATTATGGTAGCTACTTCAAGAATACGGATTTGTGGATCATCATGGAATATTGCGGAGCTGGATCTGTTTCAGATATTATAAGACTGAGGAAGAAAACTTTGACTGAATGCGAGATTGCCACGATTCTTTCTGATGCTTTGAAAGGACTGGAGTATCTTCATGCCAACAGGAAGATCCACAGAGACATTAAAGCTGGTAATATCTTGTTGAATTCTGATGGACATGCAAAATTAGCTGACTTTGGAGTTGCTGGACAACTCACTGAAACCATTTCCAAGAGAAATACTGTGATTGGCTCCCCGTTTTGGATGGCTCCTGAGATTATTTTAGAAATTGGTTATGATTGTGTAGCTGATATCTGGAGTATTGGTATTACTGCTTTGGAAATGGCGGAAGGGAAGCCTCCCTATGCAGATATACACCCGATGAGAGCTGTGTTTATGATTCCTACAAAACCACCTCCCTCTTTCCGTGACCCTGATAGATGGAGTGCTGAATTTATCGACTTCGTTAGTGTGTGCCTAGTGAAAAATCCCTGTGATAGAGCTTCTGCTACAGATCTGATCCAACATGTTTTCTTACAAAAATCGAAGGGGCCTAATGCCCTAAGCCAAATGATCGCTGAAGCTTGCGAAATTAGGAAGAATCAAAAGTACACAAGAATGCCCCTGGTTGGTGTTATTCTTGAACAAAATGAGTCTGAAGCCACTTTGGTACCAAACAAAGTTCCTAGCCAAACGGGTACTATGATTACTCTTCAGTCAGATCTCGGTACTATGGTTGTGATAAATAGTGACGACGAAGACATTGAGGGTACAATGAAGTCTCCTGAAACCAAAAAATATAAACCACCATTTCTCGAGCACTTCGATCAGAGTGAAAAAGATACAGAAAACTCGAACAAAGCTGCTGCTCAAGTTGCCGAGGGTGCTTCATCTTCGGCAGTTGCAGGTCCTTCTGTTGCTCAAAGAGTATCTCATGGTTACTCAGAACCGCTCGACGTCAAATTGGATCGAATTCGACCAGTCGATTGCAATTTCACTTTTCTTAAAGATCTTGGTTACGAAGAGTTGAAAGAGCGCTTCGAGCTGTTGGATGCAGCCATGGAGAAGGAAATTGAAGAATTACAGCGTCATTATTCTCTTAAGTCACAGCCTTTGGAGAATGCTATACATATCAAGAGGGAAAGAAACAGGAATTTTTAA